One Phragmites australis chromosome 23, lpPhrAust1.1, whole genome shotgun sequence DNA window includes the following coding sequences:
- the LOC133906215 gene encoding septin and tuftelin-interacting protein 1 homolog 1-like: protein MEEDAEGMDRFDMDGDFEGGRFGRDGEFYYKARRERAPQTRDDAIYGVFAEGDSDYDSDDDEGSRRRGRRKRRRDGAEPDLTKPVQFVSTGKFMPTQEPEPEQRPGLGSASSAKEEEAEEEEQDEEEDTEMLPSMFGKIKEGARARREEKERERVAAERRRQVAGVGAGAPAAAPGSLQANSKVAKMMEMMGYKKGMGLGKNEQGMVTPLQSTLRPKNAGLGSVEGFKEPKPMVAKENLPAPPPPPASAKKEQRPWSKKASARKAPVLTKNELLAMRAEQEQDKQPVVVQKVIDMRGPQARVLTDLKGLNIEQEMEANDVPMPELQYNVRLLVDEAKADIVRLDGQLRREQEKVASLVREKEKVSKQETLQKRQLQVMERIAETLDQVRMDETAGMLTLDGLLQTFQGLKVRFEEEFKMCSIAWIACRFAHPLLIRVFQGWQPLQDPKFGLDVMKKWKHLLQGDQPYDFSDGAASMGPYVQLVSEVILPAVRISGTNSWEARVPEPMLCFLELWDKEQLLPPIVLQSILEHVIMPKLSAAVDSWDPRRENVPIHVWVHPWLPMLRERIETLCHSIRYKLSSVLHVWQAHDSSAYAVLSPWKDVFDSASWEDLIVRYIIPKLRLALQEFQINPANQKLDQFNWVMMWASAIPVHHMVHILEIDLFSKWQQVLYHWLCSPNPDFNEIMNWYKGWKGLFPPELLANERIRMLLTAGLDMMNQAAEGLEVVQPGARENVGYLRATEKRQFDAAQQAYHAVPGAAMADLSFKESIQAYAMEQGLLFMPRVGKFYNGMPVYEFGTVSVCIDSVKRLLYAQLQEGIERWSAVTLTQLMEMNRMGRPR from the coding sequence ATGGAGGAGGACGCGGAGGGGATGGACCGGTTCGACATGGACGGGGATTTCGAGGGTGGGAGGTTCGGCCGCGATGGGGAGTTCTACTACAAGGCCCGCCGGGAGCGCGCGCCGCAGACCCGGGACGACGCCATCTACGGGGTGTTCGCAGAGGGCGACTCCGACTACGATTCCGATGACGACGAAGGgtcccgccgccgcggccgtcgAAAGCGCCGCAGGGACGGCGCCGAACCGGACCTCACCAAGCCCGTCCAGTTCGTCTCCACCGGCAAGTTCATGCCCACCCAGGAGCCCGAGCCCGAGCAGAGGCCGGGACTCGGGAGCGCGTCTTccgccaaggaggaggaggcggaggaagaggagcaggacgaggaggaggacaccGAGATGCTGCCGTCGATGTTCGGGAAGATCAAGGAGGGCGCCCGCGCGAGGCGGGAGGAGAAGGAGCGGGAGCGCGTCGccgccgagcgccgccgccaggTAGCAGGGGTGGGGGCGGGGGCGCCGGCAGCGGCCCCGGGGAGCCTGCAGGCCAACTCCAAGGTGGccaagatgatggagatgatggGGTACAAGAAGGGCATGGGCCTCGGCAAGAACGAGCAGGGGATGGTCACGCCGCTGCAGAGCACCTTGCGCCCTAAGAACGCCGGCCTTGGCAGTGTCGAGGGTTTTAAGGAGCCCAAGCCCATGGTGGCTAAGGAGAACCTGCCGgccccaccacctccaccggCGTCTGCCAAGAAAGAGCAGCGGCCATGGTCAAAGAAGGCCAGCGCGAGGAAAGCTCCGGTCTTGACGAAGAATGAGCTGCTGGCCATGCGTGCCGAGCAGGAGCAGGACAAGCAGCCTGTGGTTGTGCAGAAGGTGATTGACATGCGAGGGCCGCAGGCGCGTGTGCTGACAGACTTGAAGGGGCTCAATATTGAACAGGAGATGGAGGCTAATGACGTACCGATGCCAGAGCTGCAGTACAACGTGCGGCTGCTTGTTGATGAGGCTAAGGCTGATATTGTGAGGTTGGACGGGCAGCTACGGCGGGAGCAGGAGAAGGTGGCTAGCTTGGTGCGGGAGAAGGAGAAAGTGTCGAAGCAGGAGACGTTGCAGAAACGCCAGCTGCAGGTGATGGAGAGGATTGCAGAGACACTAGACCAGGTCCGCATGGATGAGACAGCTGGCATGCTCACTCTGGATGGGTTGCTTCAGACATTCCAGGGCTTGAAGGTGCGctttgaggaggagttcaaGATGTGTAGCATTGCATGGATTGCTTGCCGATTTGCGCATCCACTGCTAATCCGGGTCTTCCAGGGGTGGCAGCCTCTGCAGGATCCGAAGTTTGGGTTGGATGTCATGAAAAAGTGGAAGCACTTGCTGCAGGGGGACCAACCCTATGACTTCTCCGATGGGGCTGCATCAATGGGGCCATATGTGCAGCTTGTTAGTGAGGTCATCCTTCCAGCTGTGAGGATATCCGGAACCAATTCATGGGAGGCAAGGGTTCCAGAACCAATGCTCTGCTTTCTTGAGTTATGGGATAAGGAGCAGTTGCTGCCTCCTATTGTGCTTCAATCAATACTAGAGCATGTGATCATGCCAAAGCTCTCAGCTGCCGTGGATTCTTGGGACCCACGCAGGGAGAATGTACCAATACATGTGTGGGTACACCCATGGTTGCCGATGCTAAGGGAAAGGATAGAGACCTTGTGCCATTCTATTCGGTACAAGCTGAGCAGTGTACTCCACGTATGGCAAGCACATGATTCATCAGCTTATGCTGTGTTGTCTCCATGGAAGGATGTGTTTGATTCTGCGAGCTGGGAAGACCTGATTGTGCGTTATATCATTCCTAAACTGAGATTGGCACTGCAAGAGTTCCAGATCAACCCAGCAAACCAGAAGCTGGATCAGTTCAACTGGGTGATGATGTGGGCATCTGCAATACCAGTACACCATATGGTTCACATATTGGAAATTGATTTGTTCAGCAAGTGGCAGCAGGTCCTATACCATTGGTTGTGCTCACCAAATCCTGATTTCAATGAGATAATGAACTGGTATAAGGGCTGGAAGGGCCTTTTTCCACCTGAGTTGCTCGCCAATGAGCGCATACGGATGCTTCTAACCGCTGGTCTTGACATGATGAACCAAGCTGCGGAAGGACTAGAGGTGGTGCAGCCTGGGGCTAGGGAGAATGTGGGCTACTTGAGAGCAACTGAGAAGCGGCAGTTTGATGCAGCACAGCAAGCTTACCATGCTGTGCCAGGGGCAGCCATGGCAGATTTGAGTTTCAAGGAGTCTATCCAGGCATATGCAATGGAGCAAGGTCTGCTGTTTATGCCTAGAGTTGGTAAGTTCTACAATGGCATGCCGGTGTATGAGTTTGGCACTGTAAGTGTTTGCATAGACTCTGTGAAGCGACTACTGTATGCACAACTTCAAGAGGGAATTGAGAGATGGAGTGCTGTAACTCTTACTCAGTTGATGGAAATGAATCGGATGGGGAGACCACGCTAG
- the LOC133906218 gene encoding protein LOL2-like, translating into MQSQIVCHGCRSLLLYPRGAPSVCCAICHVVTSVSPPGMEMAQLICGGCQTLLMYTRNATTVRCSCCDTVNLVRPVSNVAHVNCGQCQTVLMYPYGASSVKCAVCNFITNVWVSTLRPLPPTLPAPSGNSYNIPSTSAPTSQSQNVTVVVENPMTVDEKGKLVSNVVVGVTTGGKK; encoded by the exons ATGCAGAGCCAGATCGTGTGCCATGGGTGCAGGAGCCTTCTACTCTACCCGAGAGGTGCCCCCAGCGTGTGCTGCGCGATATGCCACGTGGTCACCAGCGTGTCGCCTCCAG GAATGGAGATGGCTCAACTTATTTGTGGTGGCTGCCAAACTTTATTGATGTATACTCGCAACGCAACAACTGTTAGATGCTCATGTTGTGACACAGTCAATCTTGTGAGACCAG TGAGTAATGTAGCTCATGTGAACTGTGGCCAGTGCCAAACAGTGTTAATGTATCCATACGGAGCATCGTCTGTCAAATGTGCCGTCTGCAACTTTATCACAAATGTTTGG GTATCTACTCTAAGACCTTTGCCACCTACGCTACCTGCACCAAGTGGAAATTCATATAACATCCCTTCAACTTCCGCT CCGACCAGTCAATCACAGAATGTAACTGTTGTCGTTGAAAATCCAATGACAGTAGATGAAAAGGGAAAACTG GTGAGCAACGTTGTAGTTGGGGTTACAACTGGCGGGAAAAAGTAA